The following coding sequences lie in one Musa acuminata AAA Group cultivar baxijiao chromosome BXJ1-8, Cavendish_Baxijiao_AAA, whole genome shotgun sequence genomic window:
- the LOC103996313 gene encoding uncharacterized protein LOC103996313 isoform X2: MAGEEELLASYPMYFGVSCAFVAIDLMSRRRCLDVESSRRSRLGEMMLKGSAQLLGLLVERAQSRGGAREMKLKKAELELDELKRRRTEDAKANEKVVAIFAAHEQRWIAERKSLRLQIQALVKELQIMKSKHEDAISNLEKRLEEDERVMLLKDEALEQEQKKRKEMEEKLQLAEEVAEAVTERAKQEAQDHSAELWKHKTAFVELVSSQRQMEAEMGRALRQAEAAKQELEEVLERKQEVAAMVDRLSREMVKMQKDSEQKDKILSAMLRKSKLDAAEKQRLLKEVKLSKAKKKQAELEMERWRNMWESKHKKSSRDLHSVDVGSSQIRRLELPLETSGHNPKNLLLDCFAAEGKKEQDSSTTIEDDNGTAAGCYDHYSSDEADEPDWIRRETEKYATILEQKHYAEIDAFAEQMRQKDEKLEAFRWRVLSMELETKQLKSHIEGLDGNLFHLREENIRLEAMLLDKEREIKSLKEEVNFHVRNVERNSSSFLPCPEACLSQSLWPEVKITNKRPTEKAEKDDQNDTEDTTVMQSGSRSEREVLLEESGSIDVDDTDSAESPSPTSNLQDRIDRTVSLSEDQANNISVTSSSANREIEKEEVNLARGNAQESNGLRKGCAETAGVMKNTSWKMDIQALAISYKIKRLKQQLVVLEKLVGSQANKDDASSTPDGSNYEKRDEHRQQLKGLLLLKSILHKQLKRYQSLEEKTDDLCRRMHENYRSGSRRESQNGRTNEQTVTLRRFLEETFQLQRYMVATGQKLMEMQTRIASTFSGAVMLDESVKFNMGQFSDIVRTLFREIQRGLEVRIARVIGDLEGTLACDGILHRWSCGHVV; this comes from the exons AGGAGGAGATGTCTCGATGTGGAGAGCAGCCGGCGTTCTCGCTTAGGGGAAATGATGCTCAAGGGGAGTGCTCAGCTGCTGGGTTTGCTTGTGGAGAGAGCTCAAAGCAGGGGAGGGGCTCGGGAGATGAAGCTAAAGAAAGCTGAATTGGAGCTCGATGAGCTGAAGCGGAGAAGAACCGAGGACGCCAAGGCCAATGAGAAAGTCGTCGCCATCTTCGCTGCCCATGAACAGAGATGGATTGCGGAAAGGAAGAGTCTGAGGCTTCAGATCCAAGCTCTGGTCAAGGAGCTGCAGATCATGAAGTCAAAGCACGAAGACGCCATTTCGAATTTGGAGAAGAGGCTCGAGGAGGATGAGCGAGTGATGCTACTCAAGGACGAGGCCTTGGAGCAGGagcagaagaagaggaaggagatgGAAGAAAAGCTACAACTGGCGGAAGAGGTGGCCGAGGCGGTGACGGAGAGGGCGAAGCAGGAGGCGCAGGATCACTCTGCAGAGCTCTGGAAGCACAAGACGGCGTTCGTGGAGCTCGTCTCGAGTCAACGACAAATGGAAGCCGAGATGGGCCGTGCCCTCCGGCAAGCGGAAGCAGCGAAGCAGGAGCTTGAGGAGGTACTCGAACGGAAGCAAGAAGTTGCTGCCATGGTCGACAGGCTATCGCGGGAGATGGTAAAGATGCAGAAGGATTCCGAGCAAAAGGATAAGATCTTATCCGCAATGCTGAGGAAATCCAAGCTTGACGCAGCAGAGAAGCAGCGGCTTCTGAAGGAGGTGAAGTTGTCCAAGGCCAAGAAGAAGCAAGCCGAGCTGGAGATGGAGAGGTGGAGGAACATGTGGGAATCAAAGCACAAGAAGAGCTCGAGGGACCTCCATTCCGTGGATGTGGGATCTTCCCAGATTCGAAGACTAGAATTGCCGCTGGAAACCAGTGGGCATAACCCCAAGAACCTCCTCCTTGATTGCTTTGCAGCTGAAGGCAAGAAAGAACAAGACTCTTCCACAACAATTGAGGATGACAACGGCACAGCTGCTGGATGCTATGATCACTACTCCAGTGATGAAGCCGATGAGCCTG ATTGGATCCGCAGGGAAACCGAGAAATATGCAACCATCCTTGAGCAGAAGCACTACGCAGAGATCGATGCATTCGCAGAACAGATGAGGCAGAAGGACGAGAAGCTCGAAGCTTTTCGCTGGCGGGTGCTGAGCATGGAGCTTGAGACGAAGCAGCTTAAATCCCACATTGAAGGGCTCGATGGTAACTTATTCCACTTGAGGGAGGAAAACATCAGATTGGAAGCCATGTTGCTGGATAAGGAACGGGAGATCAAGTCACTGAAGGAGGAAGTCAACTTCCATGTCCGAAATGTCGAGCGGAACAGCTCGAGCTTTCTTCCATGTCCTGAGGCTTGTCTATCTCAGTCTCTTTGGCCAGAAGTCAAGATCACAAACAAGAGACCAACAGAGAAGGCGGAGAAGGATGATCAAAATGATACAGAGGACACGACAGTGATGCAGTCGGGATCACGTAGTGAGAGAGAAGTTTTGCTCGAAGAAAGCGGATCCATCGATGTTGATGATACAGATTCAGCTGAGTCACCATCACCAACCAGTAATCTTCAGGACCGTATCGATAGAACAGTGAGTCTCTCTGAAGACCAGGCAAACAACATCTCGGTGACCTCCAGTTCTGCGAACAGAGAGATCGAAAAGGAGGAGGTGAACTTGGCGCGGGGCAATGCTCAAGAATCAAATGGCCTCCGAAAAGGCTGTGCTGAAACTGCAGGTGTGATGAAGAACACTTCATGGAAGATGGACATCCAAGCTCTTGCTATCTCCTACAAGATCAAAAGGCTAAAACAGCAGCTAGTTGTGCTCGAAAAGTTGGTTGGTTCACAAGCAAACAAAGATGATGCATCAAGCACACCTGACGGATCTAATTACGAGAAGAGGGATGAGCACAGGCAGCAGCTCAAGGGGCTCCTGCTACTGAAATCTATACTCCACAAGCAACTGAAGAGATATCAGTCTCTGGAAGAGAAGACCGACGACCTGTGCAGGAGAATG CACGAGAACTATCGATCGGGAAGCAGAAGAGAGTCGCAGAATGGCAGGACAAATGAACAAACGGTGACACTGCGGCGATTCCTCGAAGAGACATTTCAGCTGCAGAGGTACATGGTGGCAACAGGACAGAAGCTGATGGAGATGCAGACGAGGATCGCATCTACCTTCTCCGGTGCTGTCATGCTTGACGAGTCGGTAAAGTTCAACATGGGGCAGTTCTCAGACATCGTTAGAACTCTTTTCCGGGAGATACAGAGAGGTCTGGAGGTGCGAATAGCTCGAGTTATTGGAGACCTCGAAGGAACACTAGCTTGTGATGGAATTCTTCACAGGTGGAGCTGTGGACATGTGGTATGA
- the LOC103996313 gene encoding uncharacterized protein LOC103996313 isoform X1 — MAGEEELLASYPMYFGVSCAFVAIDLMSRRRCLDVESSRRSRLGEMMLKGSAQLLGLLVERAQSRGGAREMKLKKAELELDELKRRRTEDAKANEKVVAIFAAHEQRWIAERKSLRLQIQALVKELQIMKSKHEDAISNLEKRLEEDERVMLLKDEALEQEQKKRKEMEEKLQLAEEVAEAVTERAKQEAQDHSAELWKHKTAFVELVSSQRQMEAEMGRALRQAEAAKQELEEVLERKQEVAAMVDRLSREMVKMQKDSEQKDKILSAMLRKSKLDAAEKQRLLKEVKLSKAKKKQAELEMERWRNMWESKHKKSSRDLHSVDVGSSQIRRLELPLETSGHNPKNLLLDCFAAEGKKEQDSSTTIEDDNGTAAGCYDHYSSDEADEPGMDDLQRLQDWIRRETEKYATILEQKHYAEIDAFAEQMRQKDEKLEAFRWRVLSMELETKQLKSHIEGLDGNLFHLREENIRLEAMLLDKEREIKSLKEEVNFHVRNVERNSSSFLPCPEACLSQSLWPEVKITNKRPTEKAEKDDQNDTEDTTVMQSGSRSEREVLLEESGSIDVDDTDSAESPSPTSNLQDRIDRTVSLSEDQANNISVTSSSANREIEKEEVNLARGNAQESNGLRKGCAETAGVMKNTSWKMDIQALAISYKIKRLKQQLVVLEKLVGSQANKDDASSTPDGSNYEKRDEHRQQLKGLLLLKSILHKQLKRYQSLEEKTDDLCRRMHENYRSGSRRESQNGRTNEQTVTLRRFLEETFQLQRYMVATGQKLMEMQTRIASTFSGAVMLDESVKFNMGQFSDIVRTLFREIQRGLEVRIARVIGDLEGTLACDGILHRWSCGHVV, encoded by the exons AGGAGGAGATGTCTCGATGTGGAGAGCAGCCGGCGTTCTCGCTTAGGGGAAATGATGCTCAAGGGGAGTGCTCAGCTGCTGGGTTTGCTTGTGGAGAGAGCTCAAAGCAGGGGAGGGGCTCGGGAGATGAAGCTAAAGAAAGCTGAATTGGAGCTCGATGAGCTGAAGCGGAGAAGAACCGAGGACGCCAAGGCCAATGAGAAAGTCGTCGCCATCTTCGCTGCCCATGAACAGAGATGGATTGCGGAAAGGAAGAGTCTGAGGCTTCAGATCCAAGCTCTGGTCAAGGAGCTGCAGATCATGAAGTCAAAGCACGAAGACGCCATTTCGAATTTGGAGAAGAGGCTCGAGGAGGATGAGCGAGTGATGCTACTCAAGGACGAGGCCTTGGAGCAGGagcagaagaagaggaaggagatgGAAGAAAAGCTACAACTGGCGGAAGAGGTGGCCGAGGCGGTGACGGAGAGGGCGAAGCAGGAGGCGCAGGATCACTCTGCAGAGCTCTGGAAGCACAAGACGGCGTTCGTGGAGCTCGTCTCGAGTCAACGACAAATGGAAGCCGAGATGGGCCGTGCCCTCCGGCAAGCGGAAGCAGCGAAGCAGGAGCTTGAGGAGGTACTCGAACGGAAGCAAGAAGTTGCTGCCATGGTCGACAGGCTATCGCGGGAGATGGTAAAGATGCAGAAGGATTCCGAGCAAAAGGATAAGATCTTATCCGCAATGCTGAGGAAATCCAAGCTTGACGCAGCAGAGAAGCAGCGGCTTCTGAAGGAGGTGAAGTTGTCCAAGGCCAAGAAGAAGCAAGCCGAGCTGGAGATGGAGAGGTGGAGGAACATGTGGGAATCAAAGCACAAGAAGAGCTCGAGGGACCTCCATTCCGTGGATGTGGGATCTTCCCAGATTCGAAGACTAGAATTGCCGCTGGAAACCAGTGGGCATAACCCCAAGAACCTCCTCCTTGATTGCTTTGCAGCTGAAGGCAAGAAAGAACAAGACTCTTCCACAACAATTGAGGATGACAACGGCACAGCTGCTGGATGCTATGATCACTACTCCAGTGATGAAGCCGATGAGCCTG GCATGGATGACTTGCAACGATTGCAAGATTGGATCCGCAGGGAAACCGAGAAATATGCAACCATCCTTGAGCAGAAGCACTACGCAGAGATCGATGCATTCGCAGAACAGATGAGGCAGAAGGACGAGAAGCTCGAAGCTTTTCGCTGGCGGGTGCTGAGCATGGAGCTTGAGACGAAGCAGCTTAAATCCCACATTGAAGGGCTCGATGGTAACTTATTCCACTTGAGGGAGGAAAACATCAGATTGGAAGCCATGTTGCTGGATAAGGAACGGGAGATCAAGTCACTGAAGGAGGAAGTCAACTTCCATGTCCGAAATGTCGAGCGGAACAGCTCGAGCTTTCTTCCATGTCCTGAGGCTTGTCTATCTCAGTCTCTTTGGCCAGAAGTCAAGATCACAAACAAGAGACCAACAGAGAAGGCGGAGAAGGATGATCAAAATGATACAGAGGACACGACAGTGATGCAGTCGGGATCACGTAGTGAGAGAGAAGTTTTGCTCGAAGAAAGCGGATCCATCGATGTTGATGATACAGATTCAGCTGAGTCACCATCACCAACCAGTAATCTTCAGGACCGTATCGATAGAACAGTGAGTCTCTCTGAAGACCAGGCAAACAACATCTCGGTGACCTCCAGTTCTGCGAACAGAGAGATCGAAAAGGAGGAGGTGAACTTGGCGCGGGGCAATGCTCAAGAATCAAATGGCCTCCGAAAAGGCTGTGCTGAAACTGCAGGTGTGATGAAGAACACTTCATGGAAGATGGACATCCAAGCTCTTGCTATCTCCTACAAGATCAAAAGGCTAAAACAGCAGCTAGTTGTGCTCGAAAAGTTGGTTGGTTCACAAGCAAACAAAGATGATGCATCAAGCACACCTGACGGATCTAATTACGAGAAGAGGGATGAGCACAGGCAGCAGCTCAAGGGGCTCCTGCTACTGAAATCTATACTCCACAAGCAACTGAAGAGATATCAGTCTCTGGAAGAGAAGACCGACGACCTGTGCAGGAGAATG CACGAGAACTATCGATCGGGAAGCAGAAGAGAGTCGCAGAATGGCAGGACAAATGAACAAACGGTGACACTGCGGCGATTCCTCGAAGAGACATTTCAGCTGCAGAGGTACATGGTGGCAACAGGACAGAAGCTGATGGAGATGCAGACGAGGATCGCATCTACCTTCTCCGGTGCTGTCATGCTTGACGAGTCGGTAAAGTTCAACATGGGGCAGTTCTCAGACATCGTTAGAACTCTTTTCCGGGAGATACAGAGAGGTCTGGAGGTGCGAATAGCTCGAGTTATTGGAGACCTCGAAGGAACACTAGCTTGTGATGGAATTCTTCACAGGTGGAGCTGTGGACATGTGGTATGA